One window from the genome of [Clostridium] celerecrescens 18A encodes:
- a CDS encoding LacI family DNA-binding transcriptional regulator has translation MTNIKVVAELAGVSATTVSRVLSGKSYVSDDTRMRVMEAIQKTGYSPNVMAKGLKMGRTNTIVLMLPDIQNLIFPMITRGVEDAARQKNYTVILCNTDENSGVEKDYISTMKSRLVDGFIVGSMLPNSIHIRNLRTEGFPLVLINRFYAKDEGKIDIVAIDNFKAAYNAVRYLIGSGHKKIALALGRENLYLYNERYRGYRAALEDHNIPYNETLVMREATGSSSFYSMTQALMNSENRPDAIFATSDPKAFVILHALHEMGIRIPEDVSVLSFDNVTLSGMVEPPLSTVAQPFYDIGVRATNNLIHQIQYKDEKGVLPQPLKELLETDLIIRASTR, from the coding sequence ATGACAAATATTAAAGTGGTTGCAGAATTGGCAGGTGTTTCAGCGACAACCGTATCGAGAGTTTTAAGTGGAAAAAGTTATGTAAGTGATGACACAAGGATGCGTGTCATGGAGGCCATCCAGAAAACAGGCTACAGCCCAAACGTCATGGCGAAAGGTCTGAAAATGGGCAGGACCAATACCATAGTCCTTATGCTTCCGGATATCCAGAACCTTATTTTTCCCATGATTACACGAGGAGTCGAAGATGCGGCAAGACAAAAAAATTATACGGTAATTCTATGCAATACCGACGAGAACAGCGGTGTTGAAAAAGACTATATATCTACTATGAAATCACGTCTGGTGGATGGATTTATTGTAGGCTCCATGCTTCCAAACTCTATCCATATAAGAAACCTCCGCACAGAAGGATTCCCCCTTGTGCTTATCAACCGCTTTTATGCCAAGGACGAGGGAAAAATAGATATTGTTGCCATAGACAACTTTAAAGCGGCCTATAATGCAGTCCGGTACTTAATCGGATCCGGACATAAAAAAATTGCTTTGGCTCTGGGGCGGGAGAATCTTTATTTGTATAATGAGCGTTATCGGGGCTACCGGGCGGCACTTGAAGATCATAACATCCCTTATAATGAAACCCTTGTTATGAGGGAGGCTACAGGAAGCAGCAGCTTCTACAGCATGACACAGGCTTTGATGAACTCGGAAAACAGGCCGGATGCGATTTTTGCAACCAGCGACCCGAAGGCATTTGTTATTCTTCATGCCCTTCATGAGATGGGAATCCGTATTCCGGAAGACGTCTCTGTACTCAGCTTTGACAATGTAACTCTTTCAGGGATGGTGGAGCCGCCGCTTTCCACCGTGGCACAGCCATTTTATGATATAGGTGTAAGGGCGACCAATAATCTGATCCATCAAATCCAATATAAAGATGAGAAGGGAGTGCTCCCCCAGCCTTTAAAAGAGCTGTTGGAGACAGATTTAATTATACGGGCTTCAACAAGATAG
- a CDS encoding sugar phosphate isomerase/epimerase family protein: MSSYWGINLWNWENELGLQCAGLPEKAFKMGFTAVELPMTVPEIPKKLMDEIRSLDMEVSLCAALGAGRDLSNFDETIRQNTMKYMTECLKSAEAVSAKVFAGPLYTGGGKKHRLSEEDEKREWELAVTGIRKVSAIAKGCGVRLALEPLNRYRTSVVNTAAQALKLVSDIGEENVGVHFDTYQAGIEEDSITDAFEAVLKEEKMYHFHACSNNRGVPGQGFFPWKDLWGLMQRYDYKGHITMETFAPGGFDAGWVQPQKSADEIAKSGILYMKQHDWH; the protein is encoded by the coding sequence ATGAGCAGCTACTGGGGAATTAATCTTTGGAATTGGGAGAATGAACTGGGACTTCAATGTGCAGGATTGCCTGAAAAAGCATTTAAGATGGGATTTACGGCAGTGGAACTCCCCATGACTGTTCCTGAGATTCCGAAGAAACTTATGGATGAAATCCGTTCCCTGGATATGGAAGTGAGCCTTTGCGCCGCACTTGGAGCTGGGCGTGATCTTTCCAATTTTGATGAGACGATCCGGCAGAACACAATGAAATATATGACGGAATGTTTGAAATCGGCGGAAGCAGTATCCGCAAAAGTATTTGCCGGCCCTCTGTATACAGGTGGAGGGAAGAAACACCGGCTTTCTGAGGAAGATGAAAAAAGGGAGTGGGAGCTTGCAGTAACGGGTATCCGTAAAGTTTCTGCCATAGCTAAGGGATGCGGTGTGCGGCTTGCTCTTGAACCTTTAAACCGGTATCGGACCAGCGTTGTCAATACAGCAGCTCAGGCGTTAAAGCTTGTTTCCGATATTGGAGAGGAAAACGTAGGGGTACATTTTGATACATATCAGGCCGGAATTGAGGAAGACAGCATCACAGATGCGTTTGAAGCCGTGCTGAAGGAAGAAAAGATGTATCATTTTCATGCCTGCTCAAATAACAGAGGAGTTCCGGGTCAGGGATTCTTTCCGTGGAAGGACTTATGGGGGTTAATGCAAAGATACGATTATAAAGGTCATATCACAATGGAGACATTTGCGCCCGGCGGCTTTGACGCCGGCTGGGTTCAGCCGCAAAAGAGTGCGGATGAGATTGCCAAATCTGGAATCCTCTATATGAAGCAGCATGACTGGCATTAA
- a CDS encoding oxidoreductase, with product MASHEKFNFKTLNEVVEKVNSLGVNIKFSEDLSPLRTEVKVGKRIAPNAIAILPMEGCDSNPDGSPSELVERRYKRFSEGGAGLLWWEACAVVVEGRANPLQMMLTKENMPQFKAVVERCNQSAVARNGKKPLNILQLTHSGRYSRPEGHKGAPIVPQHDPILDPRVGLAEDGPVVTDEYLDNLTAHYVESAVLAKEAGFDGVDIKNCHRYLLSELIASHTREGKYGGSFENRSRFLLQTIRAVREAVGDDFIIACRFNVFDAHPYPYGFGCDKEDMWKFDPTEPLALVRMLVEEGVDLLSNSAGNPYYIYPQVTRPFDLSSMGIPVPDEHPLESMERLFEFTRLIQKAAGDVPVVGNGYTWLRQFLPYAGAANLADGSCKFVGMGRSGFAYPDAPRDILLKGEMDPKQCCVTCSKCTQIMRDHGRTGCVIKDSEIYAGFYKEYREEASMREKSFQ from the coding sequence ATGGCGTCACATGAAAAGTTTAATTTTAAAACATTGAATGAGGTTGTAGAAAAAGTAAATTCTCTTGGTGTAAACATAAAATTCAGCGAAGATTTATCTCCGCTTCGTACCGAGGTAAAGGTAGGAAAACGGATTGCACCCAATGCAATTGCAATTCTTCCAATGGAAGGCTGTGATTCAAATCCCGATGGTTCTCCATCTGAGCTTGTTGAAAGAAGATACAAGAGGTTTTCGGAAGGCGGAGCGGGATTACTTTGGTGGGAAGCTTGTGCGGTTGTCGTGGAAGGACGGGCCAATCCGCTCCAGATGATGCTGACCAAGGAGAATATGCCACAGTTTAAGGCGGTTGTTGAACGGTGCAATCAGTCGGCAGTTGCCCGCAATGGAAAAAAACCACTGAATATTTTACAGTTAACACACTCCGGCCGCTATTCAAGACCGGAAGGTCATAAGGGAGCGCCTATTGTTCCCCAGCATGACCCTATTCTGGATCCGAGAGTCGGGCTTGCGGAAGATGGACCTGTCGTGACCGATGAATATCTGGACAATTTAACGGCTCATTATGTGGAAAGTGCGGTTTTGGCTAAGGAAGCAGGTTTTGACGGCGTGGATATAAAGAATTGCCACCGGTATCTTTTGAGTGAGTTAATTGCCAGCCACACAAGAGAGGGAAAATACGGCGGAAGCTTTGAAAACAGGAGCCGGTTTCTTCTCCAGACAATCCGTGCCGTCCGGGAAGCTGTGGGCGATGATTTTATTATAGCCTGCCGTTTTAATGTATTTGATGCACATCCTTATCCCTATGGATTTGGCTGTGACAAGGAAGATATGTGGAAATTTGATCCCACAGAGCCACTGGCTCTTGTGCGGATGCTGGTGGAAGAGGGCGTTGACCTTTTGAGCAATTCAGCCGGAAATCCCTATTATATTTATCCTCAGGTTACAAGGCCTTTTGATTTGTCCAGCATGGGAATCCCTGTTCCGGATGAACATCCCCTTGAAAGCATGGAACGGCTGTTTGAGTTTACGCGGCTGATTCAGAAAGCCGCAGGTGATGTGCCTGTTGTGGGAAATGGTTATACATGGCTGCGGCAGTTCCTTCCTTATGCGGGTGCAGCGAACCTGGCTGACGGAAGCTGTAAATTTGTGGGTATGGGACGTTCCGGCTTTGCATATCCGGATGCTCCCCGCGATATTCTTCTGAAAGGAGAAATGGATCCGAAGCAGTGCTGCGTCACCTGCTCAAAATGCACTCAGATTATGAGAGACCATGGAAGAACCGGCTGCGTCATCAAAGACAGCGAAATCTACGCGGGCTTTTATAAGGAGTACAGAGAGGAAGCTTCGATGCGTGAGAAAAGTTTCCAATGA